The DNA window AGGATGGGACGAGCAGGTACCGGTCCGAAACCTGGAAGCCGGAAGCACATTCCCGAACGGCACCCCGCACGCATTCTTCATGGATCGATTCTCCTCCGCCTATCAGGTGGAGTTGGGCGCGTTCGTCGACGTGATCGCCGGCCGAATTCCATCGCCCTGCACGCCGCGCGACGCCCTCGAGGTGGCCTACATCGCCGAGGCCGCAACACTGTCCAGCCACCAGCACCGCCCGGTGCGAATCGATGAGGTACGACTATGAACAGCACTAGAACGAGCACCGATATCCGCATTGCGGGAGCTCCCATCTCCTGGGGCGTCTGCGAGGTCCCAGGCTGGGGCTACCAGATCGCGCCCGACCGCGTCCTGACCGAGATGCGCGACGCAGGACTGACCGCAACCGAAGTCGGCCCCGAGGGCTTCCTTCCTTCCGACCCGAACGAGTTGGCGGCGACACTCGACACGTTCGGCCTGACATCCGTCGGCGGATACGCACCGGTGCTGCTGCACGAAGAAGACCACGATCCGGTCCCCGGCATCGCGCCCTTGCTCGACGCTTTCATCGCCTCCCGGGCCGAGGTGCTCGTGCTCGCAGCTGCCACCGGCAGCGAGGGCTACGACTCGCGTCCCGACCTCGACGATGCTCAGTGGGACACACTGCTTCGCAACCTCGATCGCCTCCGCACCGCGGCAGCCGAGCGCGGTATCCGTGCCGTGCTGCACCCGCACATCGGCACCATGATCGAGAAGCGCGACGAGGTCTATCGCGTTCTGAACGGCTCGACCATTCCACTGTGCCTCGACACCGGGCACCTTCTCATCGGCGGCACCGACCCGCTCGAACTGGTACAGGCACACCCCTCGCGCATTGCGCACGCGCATCTCAAGGACGTCGACGCGGCACTCGCCGCGCGCGTCCGGTCCGGTGCGCTCACCTACACCGATGCCGTTGCCCAGGGCATGTACACCCCTCTCGGCACCGGTGACGCACAGATCGGCACGGTCGTGAACGAGCTGCTCGACGCTGGCTT is part of the Rhodococcus sovatensis genome and encodes:
- a CDS encoding sugar phosphate isomerase/epimerase; translation: MNSTRTSTDIRIAGAPISWGVCEVPGWGYQIAPDRVLTEMRDAGLTATEVGPEGFLPSDPNELAATLDTFGLTSVGGYAPVLLHEEDHDPVPGIAPLLDAFIASRAEVLVLAAATGSEGYDSRPDLDDAQWDTLLRNLDRLRTAAAERGIRAVLHPHIGTMIEKRDEVYRVLNGSTIPLCLDTGHLLIGGTDPLELVQAHPSRIAHAHLKDVDAALAARVRSGALTYTDAVAQGMYTPLGTGDAQIGTVVNELLDAGFDGWFVLEQDTILDAEPSDAGPVTDVITSVAYLRSVVDARVASKA